In a single window of the Desulfomicrobium apsheronum genome:
- a CDS encoding DUF2997 domain-containing protein — protein MPKQIVIDVSHDGEIRIETKGYEGSSCFEDSQFIKDLLGKEISVQLCPAFYKRGKETIKRHIPLCG, from the coding sequence GTGCCCAAGCAGATTGTCATTGACGTTTCGCATGACGGAGAAATCCGTATCGAGACAAAAGGATACGAAGGGTCTTCATGCTTTGAAGACTCTCAATTCATCAAGGATTTACTTGGCAAGGAAATTTCAGTGCAATTGTGCCCCGCGTTTTACAAACGTGGCAAAGAAACAATCAAAAGACATATTCCGCTTTGCGGATAA
- a CDS encoding DUF1257 domain-containing protein: MSHISKIELKINDLDALRKACDRLALQFMYGQKAFKWYNGSHPCDHAISAADASYEIGVVRQDDSFSLYWDDWSTGGLTQRIGAGAGLLKQAYTIERVLSEARRKNMRYSEIKNNNGVRIVLTT; encoded by the coding sequence ATGAGCCATATCAGTAAAATCGAACTCAAGATTAACGATCTCGATGCTTTGCGAAAAGCTTGTGATCGCCTCGCTCTTCAGTTCATGTACGGGCAGAAAGCTTTCAAATGGTACAACGGTTCACATCCTTGTGACCATGCAATAAGCGCAGCCGATGCTTCTTATGAAATTGGAGTAGTCCGACAGGACGACAGCTTCTCATTATACTGGGATGACTGGAGTACTGGCGGATTGACCCAACGAATTGGAGCAGGAGCTGGACTTCTCAAACAAGCCTACACCATAGAAAGAGTTTTGTCTGAAGCACGAAGAAAAAATATGCGTTACTCCGAAATTAAAAATAATAACGGAGTGCGCATCGTTCTAACAACTTAG
- a CDS encoding LexA family protein yields MSYSQPDSSTTFDKAVILGQIPFEMEDAPSVTIPLFLDRISAGFPSPADDYIEAELDINRLLVKNKAATFLVRVGGDSMINAGIHDRDILVVDKSEEPLHDKIVVAVVDGEFTVKRLYMKNGKCMLVPENPRFKSIVIGPEQELNVWGVIVGVVRKM; encoded by the coding sequence ATGTCATACAGCCAACCAGATAGCTCCACCACTTTCGACAAGGCCGTCATACTGGGCCAGATCCCCTTCGAAATGGAAGACGCCCCATCTGTGACCATCCCCCTATTTTTAGACCGGATCTCTGCAGGATTCCCGTCACCGGCAGACGACTACATCGAAGCGGAACTGGACATAAACAGGCTACTCGTCAAAAACAAGGCTGCGACATTTCTGGTTCGGGTCGGCGGGGATTCGATGATAAACGCAGGCATCCACGACAGGGATATCCTGGTCGTCGACAAGTCGGAGGAACCCCTTCATGACAAGATCGTCGTGGCCGTTGTTGATGGGGAATTCACTGTGAAGCGGCTGTATATGAAGAATGGAAAATGCATGCTTGTCCCTGAAAATCCACGATTTAAGTCTATTGTGATTGGTCCGGAACAAGAATTGAATGTGTGGGGAGTTATAGTCGGTGTAGTGAGGAAAATGTAG
- a CDS encoding DUF3150 domain-containing protein — protein sequence MENIFRQSCLLQLKTSCWTGSKALEPTALERLGDSDWLRGKKHLVDPEHLGPIKTVTQKARKFLSKNALPFPLASLTLVPKDSIHFVEENLQEFEREYWESVSAFTSQYEQAREDAKTILGHLFRDTDYPVNIRDKFRFEWRYVILDIPNEASVLPPEIYEREKEKFQYLMEETRETALLALREEFAEIIGHMVDRLSNGEDGKPKILRSSMIDNLTEFFATFEERNLFNDDELREMIENAKEIVNDIRSPYALKYNDALRQRVAEDMARLKAVVDDSIEELPRRRIRMEDHNIPLSDNFSPRNIRGEVQVAA from the coding sequence ATGGAAAACATTTTTAGACAAAGCTGCCTGTTGCAGCTCAAGACATCATGCTGGACCGGAAGCAAGGCCCTGGAACCCACGGCTCTGGAAAGACTGGGCGATTCCGATTGGCTGCGAGGCAAGAAACACCTCGTTGACCCGGAGCACCTCGGTCCCATCAAGACGGTGACGCAGAAAGCCAGGAAATTCCTGAGCAAGAATGCGTTGCCGTTTCCCCTGGCATCCCTGACACTTGTGCCTAAAGATTCAATTCATTTCGTCGAAGAAAACCTTCAGGAATTTGAACGAGAATATTGGGAAAGTGTCAGCGCATTCACTTCGCAGTACGAACAGGCACGGGAAGATGCCAAGACAATTCTTGGACATCTCTTCCGCGACACGGACTACCCGGTCAACATCCGGGACAAGTTCCGCTTCGAATGGCGGTATGTCATTCTCGACATTCCCAACGAAGCAAGCGTTCTGCCTCCGGAAATCTACGAACGAGAAAAGGAAAAATTCCAATACCTCATGGAGGAAACACGGGAGACGGCTTTGCTGGCTCTGCGTGAAGAATTTGCGGAGATTATCGGCCACATGGTGGACCGACTCAGCAATGGCGAAGACGGAAAGCCCAAGATCCTGCGCAGCAGCATGATCGACAATCTGACCGAATTCTTTGCCACCTTCGAGGAGCGCAACCTGTTCAACGACGACGAGCTCCGCGAGATGATCGAAAACGCAAAAGAAATTGTGAACGACATCCGCAGTCCCTACGCCCTCAAATACAACGATGCCCTCAGGCAGCGTGTCGCCGAAGACATGGCTCGCTTGAAGGCGGTCGTGGACGATTCAATTGAGGAGCTCCCCCGCCGTCGCATTCGCATGGAGGATCACAATATCCCTTTATCTGACAACTTCTCGCCGCGAAATATCCGGGGAGAAGTCCAAGTTGCCGCTTAA
- a CDS encoding AAA family ATPase, translating to MILDYLKAGYPALCVVTSEPHRAENIIRCPGWKFFTWDCLTGIRETSTLKAIEEIRDPVEAIRWLERLPDSVLVTLNLHLFMEIPEVIQGIQNGVPKWKSIGSSLIMLTPVLNLRPEIEKLFTVMDLPLPNDGELYDLQCDIAKHCHIKPNRKAARAAKGLTELEAEAAYALSAVQKGFFSTKVVSHAKAQILRKSGLLEFWEPTSIKELGGLDELKMFIKNRTKAFTPDNDSLPKPKAILLVGVPGTGKSLSSKATASLLGWPLIRLDISALKNSLVGESERRMREALKVIDAFGQSVVWVDEVDKAFAGVGSNTDSGTSAGMFGTFLTWMQETESPVLVMATANNISQLPPEFLRAGRFDATFFVDMPSKPERQEIIRIMNKRYGSEIPLEFADNLSGWTGAEIEQLAKDSLFDGLDKAYAAIVPLSRTMREEINALREWARTRARFANTPDGEPEESRKVRTAKRIKLPSPSNPILN from the coding sequence ATGATCCTCGACTACTTAAAGGCAGGCTATCCTGCCTTATGCGTCGTTACTTCTGAACCACATCGCGCCGAAAACATCATTCGGTGTCCCGGATGGAAATTTTTCACCTGGGATTGCCTTACAGGCATTCGCGAAACTTCAACCCTCAAAGCAATTGAAGAGATTCGTGATCCTGTAGAAGCGATCAGATGGCTCGAAAGACTACCCGATTCTGTCCTAGTGACCCTCAACCTTCATCTATTCATGGAAATCCCTGAAGTAATTCAAGGCATCCAAAATGGCGTTCCAAAATGGAAATCCATCGGTTCAAGTCTCATCATGCTGACGCCGGTTTTAAACCTGCGTCCAGAGATCGAGAAATTGTTTACCGTGATGGATCTACCATTGCCCAACGATGGCGAGCTTTACGACCTGCAATGCGACATTGCCAAACACTGTCATATAAAACCAAACCGCAAAGCAGCTCGAGCCGCCAAAGGGCTCACGGAACTGGAGGCGGAGGCCGCCTACGCATTATCGGCGGTACAAAAAGGCTTCTTCTCGACGAAGGTAGTCTCGCACGCGAAGGCGCAAATCCTTCGCAAGTCGGGACTACTGGAATTCTGGGAACCGACCAGCATCAAGGAACTTGGCGGGTTGGATGAACTCAAAATGTTCATCAAGAATCGCACGAAGGCATTTACGCCTGACAATGATTCACTGCCCAAGCCCAAGGCTATCCTGCTGGTTGGTGTTCCTGGGACGGGGAAAAGCCTGTCCAGTAAGGCGACAGCCTCATTACTAGGATGGCCCCTCATTCGTCTGGATATTTCAGCCCTCAAGAATTCTCTTGTCGGTGAATCCGAGCGACGGATGCGGGAGGCCCTCAAGGTCATCGATGCCTTCGGACAATCGGTGGTTTGGGTTGACGAGGTCGATAAGGCTTTCGCTGGAGTCGGTTCCAATACCGATTCCGGCACATCAGCCGGAATGTTCGGCACGTTTTTGACCTGGATGCAGGAGACAGAGTCTCCGGTCCTGGTCATGGCGACGGCCAACAACATCTCACAACTACCACCGGAATTTTTAAGAGCAGGCCGGTTCGATGCCACATTTTTCGTGGACATGCCGAGCAAGCCAGAGCGTCAGGAAATCATCCGCATCATGAACAAAAGATACGGATCAGAAATCCCGCTTGAATTTGCCGACAACCTGTCCGGATGGACAGGAGCTGAAATCGAACAGCTTGCCAAGGATTCCTTGTTCGACGGCCTCGACAAGGCCTATGCAGCCATCGTGCCTTTGTCTCGAACCATGCGCGAAGAAATCAACGCTTTGCGTGAATGGGCTCGGACAAGGGCTAGGTTCGCCAACACACCAGACGGCGAGCCTGAAGAATCTCGAAAAGTCAGGACTGCGAAGCGGATCAAGCTTCCTAGTCCTTCAAACCCGATTTTAAACTAA